In a genomic window of Nesterenkonia halotolerans:
- a CDS encoding relaxase/mobilization nuclease domain-containing protein — translation MSTSSMRKKPRGNTRPAVDYEINGIRGTTTYNENIKNGTSRVAEIRCDHDSVEEFLKRSEDLAVAHGRQIETRSYVHSFSKEEMDRNDLETPDKVADLSYEYMKELHPNSDVLVIVHMDSKGGHPHSHCKVINHCNETGRALEGQEMYWQYQAVNDRVMRRNGLSVVQRGSASLDNGAVWESLREGGTINGYERKLGDGIKESLLDLRSVDTPSYRKVLKEKDIELVEREDEIRASSDGEQPARVSVGWTYKMFDDTTEKSRMRRRKASALSQHFTHKGAQRLFERNIQLNAERQAEQHGIHGQERADGRVGAGTQGIGLLTAEEVNRDGSIGDIYLDAEDRPLGPHDADERTDRPVRETADERGDDDLDREVSGEDLSAESIRAEFEERRREAAERTPAAEGSGARTEGPTPQQPAREAGQRGDRQPGRPRRTQYVAPDRGRDEGRGLGD, via the coding sequence GTGAGCACTTCAAGCATGAGGAAGAAGCCGCGGGGCAATACTCGCCCGGCGGTGGACTACGAGATCAACGGCATCCGTGGGACCACGACGTACAACGAGAACATCAAGAACGGCACCAGTCGGGTCGCAGAGATCAGGTGCGATCACGATTCGGTCGAGGAGTTCTTGAAGAGGTCAGAGGATCTGGCGGTTGCTCACGGTCGACAGATCGAGACCCGGTCCTATGTCCACAGCTTCAGCAAAGAAGAGATGGACCGCAACGACCTGGAGACCCCAGACAAGGTCGCAGACCTCAGCTACGAGTACATGAAGGAACTCCACCCCAACAGCGACGTACTGGTGATCGTTCACATGGACTCAAAGGGTGGCCACCCTCATTCGCATTGCAAGGTGATCAACCACTGCAACGAGACCGGGCGGGCCCTGGAGGGCCAGGAGATGTATTGGCAGTACCAGGCGGTCAACGATCGGGTGATGCGGCGCAACGGACTCTCAGTGGTCCAACGAGGCAGCGCGAGCCTGGACAACGGGGCGGTCTGGGAGAGCCTCCGGGAAGGAGGGACGATCAACGGCTACGAGCGCAAGCTCGGAGACGGAATCAAAGAATCGCTCCTCGACCTCCGCAGCGTAGACACTCCGAGCTACCGCAAGGTCCTCAAAGAGAAAGACATCGAACTCGTCGAGAGGGAGGACGAGATCAGGGCCAGTTCGGACGGAGAGCAGCCCGCCAGGGTCTCGGTCGGCTGGACCTACAAGATGTTCGACGACACCACCGAGAAGTCCAGGATGCGGCGCCGCAAGGCGTCGGCGCTGAGCCAGCACTTCACCCACAAGGGAGCCCAGAGGCTCTTCGAACGCAACATACAACTCAACGCAGAAAGGCAGGCCGAGCAGCATGGGATCCATGGACAAGAACGGGCAGACGGACGAGTTGGAGCAGGCACTCAAGGAATCGGGCTCCTCACCGCAGAGGAGGTCAACCGCGACGGCAGCATCGGGGACATCTACCTCGACGCCGAAGATCGACCCCTCGGGCCTCATGACGCTGACGAACGGACTGACCGACCTGTCCGCGAGACAGCGGATGAACGAGGAGATGATGACCTCGATCGAGAAGTCTCTGGCGAAGATCTCAGCGCAGAGTCGATCCGAGCAGAGTTCGAAGAACGACGCCGAGAAGCTGCGGAACGAACTCCAGCAGCTGAAGGAAGCGGTGCGCGCACTGAAGGACCAACTCCTCAGCAGCCAGCCCGTGAGGCTGGCCAGCGGGGAGACCGTCAGCCAGGGCGACCTCGACGCACTCAATATGTCGCGCCGGATCGAGGCCGAGATGAAGGCCGTGGCCTCGGAGACTGA
- the mobC gene encoding plasmid mobilization relaxosome protein MobC, protein MRFDEAEDTKVRARARSMGIPSSAFVRAVALDAIKGKSVPSSIAAAIETSQESFPNPDEIRLGRELRTAITRIGVNYNQIARQVNKAGPQTLNAPKAIGVMAELTESLRQLQDLVGKPQIKPPVQKAENA, encoded by the coding sequence GTGAGATTCGATGAAGCCGAAGACACCAAGGTTAGGGCGCGCGCTCGTTCGATGGGCATTCCTTCGTCAGCATTCGTACGTGCCGTGGCTCTGGACGCGATCAAGGGAAAGTCCGTCCCCTCCTCGATCGCCGCCGCCATCGAGACCTCGCAGGAATCATTTCCAAACCCAGACGAGATCAGGCTGGGTCGAGAGCTCCGCACTGCCATTACCAGGATCGGGGTCAACTACAACCAGATCGCTCGACAGGTGAACAAGGCGGGACCCCAGACGCTGAACGCTCCCAAGGCCATCGGGGTCATGGCTGAACTCACGGAATCTCTTCGCCAGCTGCAGGACCTCGTCGGGAAGCCGCAGATCAAGCCTCCGGTGCAGAAGGCGGAGAACGCGTGA
- a CDS encoding DNA primase family protein, translating to MSPFYADPTEESTSPAADLVSRIEAAAELNHPTAPTAQKQRGTAPTTPDVTTSSNILGGVFMPLSEETIVEMETHSYLESIKDQDVGLRQIRDHLLNRISKAFSREQARRDGDKQLNGGEHPKLVKPKVLDELTCAQVLLARYPIAGLDFANGQGDEDRVELSIWSPPPADANKSDCDHGIYATGSRRIKQLIHELKPSASANAVKSMLATLKAHAPIKEITRIPHLRAVNNGVFNHETKELEPFTPDYVAVHKIPMNYNPDAEDPEITMHDGEKWTFSTWLEGLTDDEGVYELLWEGIAAAVWPYYKRNKALFLHSERGNNGKGAYCQVIDNLLGLKGAAAIPLASFGQRFALSSLLHAQAIIAHENPVGAFSDDLKDFKTVATGDKFSLERKNEHPLEFVFVGPIFQCVNDFPKTRDKSDSFARRQLWIPFRKWFGGKVDGEDVERSYIKDEYLARNDVLEYVLKEALHMPLAKFSEPQACLDLLEEAKRENNAVREFWHELEDEFVWDLLPTPFLFDLFISWFKKNNPSGLPVGRSTFISSLSALLFNSDKWDYEDKDKKHRPGQKMIEPELLITEYDLKDWMNANYVGSNPAMRSAYVPNRVHYRGVLRRNPASSAKGPEDAVDTDAAVSD from the coding sequence ATGTCCCCATTCTACGCTGACCCCACCGAAGAGTCGACCTCCCCTGCGGCTGACCTAGTAAGCCGTATCGAAGCCGCGGCCGAGCTCAATCACCCCACTGCCCCGACTGCCCAGAAACAGCGCGGAACAGCCCCCACCACGCCCGACGTAACAACGAGCTCCAACATTCTCGGTGGCGTGTTCATGCCGCTCTCCGAAGAGACCATCGTGGAGATGGAGACGCATTCATACCTGGAATCCATCAAGGACCAGGACGTCGGCCTTCGACAGATCCGCGACCACCTGCTGAACAGGATCTCCAAGGCGTTCTCTCGCGAGCAGGCACGCCGCGACGGGGACAAGCAGCTCAACGGCGGCGAACACCCGAAGCTGGTCAAGCCCAAGGTCCTCGACGAGCTCACCTGTGCCCAGGTGCTGCTGGCCCGGTATCCCATCGCCGGTCTCGACTTCGCCAACGGTCAGGGCGACGAAGATCGCGTCGAACTCAGCATCTGGTCTCCTCCTCCCGCCGACGCGAACAAGAGCGACTGTGACCACGGCATCTACGCCACCGGAAGTCGTCGGATAAAACAGCTCATCCACGAACTCAAGCCCAGCGCGTCGGCCAACGCCGTCAAGTCCATGCTGGCCACCCTGAAGGCGCACGCGCCCATCAAGGAGATCACACGGATTCCACACCTCCGTGCCGTCAACAACGGGGTCTTCAACCACGAGACGAAGGAGCTGGAACCGTTCACCCCGGACTATGTGGCTGTCCACAAGATCCCCATGAACTACAACCCTGACGCCGAAGATCCCGAGATCACGATGCATGACGGTGAAAAGTGGACCTTCAGCACCTGGCTGGAGGGACTGACCGATGACGAAGGCGTCTATGAGTTGCTCTGGGAGGGCATCGCCGCAGCAGTGTGGCCCTACTACAAGAGGAACAAAGCACTGTTCCTACACTCCGAGCGGGGCAACAACGGCAAGGGCGCCTACTGCCAGGTCATTGACAATCTCTTGGGGCTCAAGGGGGCAGCTGCCATCCCCCTGGCCAGCTTTGGTCAGCGGTTCGCCCTGAGCTCGTTGCTCCACGCGCAGGCCATCATCGCTCACGAGAATCCAGTCGGAGCCTTCTCAGATGACCTGAAGGACTTCAAGACGGTGGCCACCGGAGACAAGTTCTCCCTGGAGCGGAAGAACGAGCACCCGCTGGAGTTCGTGTTCGTCGGGCCCATCTTCCAGTGCGTCAACGACTTCCCCAAGACCCGGGACAAGTCCGACTCCTTCGCACGTCGGCAGCTCTGGATCCCCTTCCGTAAGTGGTTCGGCGGAAAGGTCGACGGGGAGGACGTAGAGCGCAGTTACATCAAGGATGAATACCTCGCTCGCAATGACGTGCTGGAGTACGTGCTGAAGGAGGCCCTGCACATGCCGCTGGCGAAGTTCTCCGAACCCCAGGCCTGCCTGGACCTCTTGGAAGAGGCCAAGCGCGAGAACAACGCGGTGCGTGAGTTCTGGCACGAACTCGAAGACGAGTTCGTCTGGGATCTGCTGCCGACCCCGTTCCTCTTTGACCTCTTCATCTCCTGGTTCAAGAAGAACAACCCCTCGGGGCTCCCGGTGGGCAGGAGCACCTTCATCAGCTCGCTCAGCGCGCTCCTGTTCAACAGTGACAAGTGGGACTACGAAGACAAGGACAAGAAGCATCGTCCCGGCCAGAAAATGATCGAGCCAGAGCTGCTGATCACGGAGTACGACCTCAAAGACTGGATGAACGCCAACTACGTCGGGTCCAACCCGGCAATGCGCTCGGCCTATGTGCCCAACCGCGTGCACTACAGGGGCGTCTTACGACGCAACCCTGCATCCAGCGCGAAGGGCCCTGAGGATGCCGTCGACACGGATGCAGCAGTCTCAGACTGA
- a CDS encoding helix-turn-helix transcriptional regulator, with translation MSDIHSISRGALKPPAAAEFLGLSENTLAQWRCRDTGPAYVKLGRTVVYRIETLEAFLRANESGGAK, from the coding sequence GTGTCTGATATTCACAGCATCTCCAGGGGGGCATTAAAGCCTCCCGCCGCAGCAGAGTTCCTGGGACTCTCCGAGAACACGCTCGCGCAGTGGCGCTGCCGCGACACAGGGCCCGCATACGTCAAGCTCGGCCGCACCGTGGTCTACCGCATCGAGACTCTGGAAGCGTTTCTGCGCGCCAACGAAAGCGGTGGAGCAAAATGA